The nucleotide sequence TCAAAGCGAATGTCATCATATCTTATTGGAAGATTGGCAACGCATGGAGGATGAACAGGGGACGATTTTTGTCTCAATTCCCACCTTACTCGATCCGGACTTAGCCCCAGAAGGCTATCATATTGTTCATGCCTTTACCCCAAGCTGGATCGACGAATGGCGAGGACTAACCTCAAGTCAGTATCAGTTGAAAAAAGAAGAGGCTGCCGCACGAATTATTGAAAGATTAGAACAGATTTTTCCCGGACTGGCTAAGGGTTTAGATTATCAAGAGGTAGGAACCCCCCGCACTCATCGACGCTTTTTAGGCCGAGTAGACGGCAGTTATGGCCCCATCCCACGTTATAAATTAGCGGGGTTATTAGCAATGCCTTTTAACCGCACTTCTATTGCTGGACTCTATTGTGTAGGAGATAGCACTTTTCCAGGACAAGGATTAAATGCTGTGGCTTTTTCAGGATTTGCTTGTGGTCATCGTATTGCCGTAGATTTAGGCTACTAAAGCCCAAACCGAGACATGATCACAGCCAAAAATTCCCTGATCTACGTTGTTACCTTGATAACCCTTTTCTCCTAAATATTGATTTAGGTAGTTTTCCCCTTGGAGAATGACTATAATTCTTCGATGATTAGGGTATAAACCTAAAATCTCTCACTCGATATGAATGAATTTGATGCTTATGAATAAATGCTGGGTTGGCTAATCCCTTGAAATCGCCAATTTTATTGCCAAAAGCCTCGAGATCATCTAATACAAGTCCAACTGATTATGAGTTTTTGATTAATTAAAAAAACCTGTCAAAAGGATTTACTTGTTTATACTTAGAGTTCGGTTCAGGGATTTATCAGGGTCAGCCTCCAGTTTTTAAAAAATTCATCATGGAATCAATAAAATTATGTTAAAGATCTTTTAGCTTCAGCCAATAAATAGACTACTAATCATTTATGATCAACCTCAATCAAATTCAGAAATACAAAAGCTGTGCTACCACGATGGAATATAACCCTGATTCTAACAGCCCAGTTCCACAACTCATCCGTTTAATTCAAACGAATCCTGACCCTCAATTGATGCTCACAGGTATAGCTACTATACTTGGAGAATATTTTCAAGGGGATATTTGCCTAATTGTAGCCGATCCCTCATCAGCCGCCATTAGTCCGGGTTTTTGGGCTAAGGATATTTCTCAATATGAAATTAGTAAACAATTACTGCTTCATCCCCTCATTAAAACAATGGTGATAGAAACAGATCCACTGGTGATCGCCGATGTGCAAGCAGATCACCAAGCCTCACAGATAAAAGAATTAGCACAATTGTTGCCGCTAAAAGCTTTATTAGGAGTCGCTACCCACTTTGGCCAAGAGATTAACGGCTTAATTTTACTCGCCAAACAAGACCCTCATGCTTGGACTCAAGAAGAACAAGGCTTATTGAAATACTCGAGTTCCCTAGTGGCGATCGCTAACTCGATGATTTACCAAAAAGCTGAGATAAGCAGTAGTCGAGAACAATTTTCTGACCCCAACCCGAATACCATTTTACCTTTTAGTAGCGGCAGCAGGGCCCTAACCGGAGACAATCTCTTTAAAAAGTGGTATCAACTGACGCGCCAGCAACTTGAACAGCAGCGACATTTAAATGAACTCAAAGATGAAATCATTACTACCATTA is from Gloeothece verrucosa PCC 7822 and encodes:
- a CDS encoding GAF domain-containing sensor histidine kinase, with amino-acid sequence MINLNQIQKYKSCATTMEYNPDSNSPVPQLIRLIQTNPDPQLMLTGIATILGEYFQGDICLIVADPSSAAISPGFWAKDISQYEISKQLLLHPLIKTMVIETDPLVIADVQADHQASQIKELAQLLPLKALLGVATHFGQEINGLILLAKQDPHAWTQEEQGLLKYSSSLVAIANSMIYQKAEISSSREQFSDPNPNTILPFSSGSRALTGDNLFKKWYQLTRQQLEQQRHLNELKDEIITTISHEAGTPLATMKLAIEMLSNCQDRLSPQSVERNWNILKQEWQRLYDLINNIKTLQQLKSTELSVQRQQVDLGFIFKEIVPLFQQQWQQDKRKRLNLVTEGLLSPELDGNADSSLIFYTDPQHFRSIILELLTNAGKFSQPQTTVSIEVSQQEKLKQKNLVITISNIGLGISPEEQQYIFEPFRRGQGMTDKAIAGTGLGLTLVKGLVELLGGTIEVASNPINEENLYVTSFIISLPHTQS